From the genome of Nitrosomonas sp., one region includes:
- a CDS encoding leucyl aminopeptidase family protein produces MLATLIQNSSSFDPSVHASHILVILPKLEKLPKKYSIPGEITLTKLLERRRIKLNKISEAPVSANLDNGALCSWVMIDVSKTVFEQQTAVRKAIQSLLRENPEEIHLAIYGNANQKLHFSEVAVYTAWVNGAALPVRKQKPERISLKHIHLYDHKGDNNFTLQRALAEGNLLARGLTVLPPNELTPQTYCEQIKKLSRNEGWTYQEYTLDTLRKMGAGAFVAVAQGSDLEDAAIIHIHYAGKQRKNLKHISLVGKGICFDTGGHNLKPPRHMQGMHEDMNGSAVALGILLAATRADLPLEIDCWLAIAQNHISPRAYKQNDVITALNGLTIEIVHTDAEGRMVLADTLTLAGKQKPELIIDFATLTGSMHTALGSRYSGIFSNQESLAQKAISAGKLSGERVCVFPMDADYDENLESDIADIKQCTLGGEFDHILAARFLNHFVNDIPWIHMDLSASSHKDGLGAVGSEVTGFGVGWAIELLKQF; encoded by the coding sequence ATGCTGGCAACACTTATCCAGAATTCTTCATCATTTGATCCATCAGTCCATGCATCTCACATACTGGTCATTCTTCCAAAACTGGAAAAATTGCCTAAGAAGTACTCTATTCCAGGTGAAATCACACTCACAAAGCTGCTTGAACGCCGCCGCATAAAACTGAACAAAATCAGTGAAGCGCCTGTCAGCGCAAACCTCGACAATGGCGCATTGTGTTCATGGGTAATGATAGATGTAAGTAAAACAGTATTTGAACAGCAAACCGCCGTCCGTAAAGCGATTCAATCTTTACTTAGAGAAAATCCGGAAGAAATACATCTTGCAATCTATGGCAACGCTAATCAGAAACTGCATTTCTCGGAAGTAGCAGTGTACACCGCCTGGGTAAATGGCGCCGCGCTTCCAGTCCGCAAACAAAAACCGGAAAGAATATCGCTCAAGCATATCCATTTATACGACCACAAAGGCGACAATAACTTTACATTACAGCGCGCACTTGCAGAAGGTAATCTGCTTGCACGCGGCTTGACTGTGTTGCCACCGAATGAACTGACACCCCAAACCTATTGTGAGCAAATTAAAAAACTATCCAGAAACGAAGGATGGACCTATCAGGAATACACACTCGACACGCTCAGAAAAATGGGGGCCGGTGCTTTTGTGGCGGTAGCACAGGGCAGCGATCTCGAAGACGCGGCAATTATTCACATACACTACGCAGGCAAACAAAGAAAGAATTTAAAACATATTTCATTGGTCGGCAAAGGCATCTGCTTTGATACCGGAGGACATAATTTAAAACCACCCCGTCATATGCAAGGCATGCACGAAGACATGAATGGTTCAGCTGTGGCGCTCGGCATTCTGCTGGCTGCCACACGCGCCGATCTTCCCTTGGAAATTGATTGTTGGCTGGCCATCGCACAAAACCATATCAGTCCGCGTGCATACAAGCAAAACGATGTGATTACCGCGTTAAATGGATTAACCATAGAAATAGTTCACACAGATGCAGAAGGACGCATGGTGTTGGCGGATACGCTGACTCTTGCCGGAAAACAAAAACCCGAGCTTATCATTGACTTTGCGACCCTAACCGGCAGCATGCATACTGCACTGGGTTCACGTTACAGCGGCATATTCAGTAACCAGGAAAGCCTTGCGCAAAAAGCAATTTCTGCCGGAAAATTGAGCGGCGAGCGCGTCTGCGTATTCCCCATGGATGCAGATTATGATGAAAATCTGGAAAGCGATATCGCAGACATTAAACAGTGCACACTGGGCGGAGAATTTGATCATATTCTGGCAGCACGCTTTCTCAATCATTTTGTCAATGACATACCCTGGATACATATGGATCTTTCGGCAAGCAGTCACAAAGACGGACTCGGTGCTGTGGGAAGTGAAGTGACCGGTTTTGGCGTAGGCTGGGCCATTGAACTGTTAAAACAGTTTTAA
- a CDS encoding thymidylate synthase, with translation MQQYLQLMRHILAHGHKKTDRTGTGTLSVFGYQMRFNLSDGFPLVTTKKCHLKSIIHELLWFLQGDTNIQYLKNNGVSIWDEWADENGNLGPVYGQQWRAWQGADGRLIDQIQPVIDQIKNTPDSRRMIVSAWNVADLHKMKLPPCHALFQFYVADGKLSCQLYQRSADVFLGVPFNIASYALLTMMIAQVCRLQAGEYIHTLGDAHLYLNHLDQTHEQLGREPRPLPVMQLNPAIESIFDFRYEDFSLKDYNPHPSIKAPVAV, from the coding sequence ATGCAGCAGTATCTTCAATTAATGCGCCATATTTTGGCGCATGGCCATAAAAAAACAGACCGGACCGGAACAGGAACGCTTTCAGTTTTTGGTTACCAAATGCGATTTAATCTGAGTGATGGCTTTCCGTTGGTAACTACTAAAAAATGTCATTTGAAATCAATTATTCACGAGCTATTGTGGTTCCTGCAAGGTGATACCAATATTCAGTATCTGAAAAATAATGGTGTTTCAATATGGGATGAATGGGCTGATGAAAATGGAAATCTAGGCCCCGTTTATGGCCAGCAATGGCGTGCATGGCAGGGGGCGGATGGACGACTGATTGATCAGATTCAACCCGTTATCGATCAGATAAAAAATACACCTGATTCGCGGCGCATGATAGTGTCAGCTTGGAATGTCGCTGACTTGCATAAAATGAAACTGCCGCCATGTCATGCATTATTCCAGTTTTATGTGGCTGATGGGAAGTTGTCATGTCAGCTTTATCAAAGAAGTGCCGATGTTTTTCTGGGCGTGCCTTTTAATATCGCATCTTACGCTTTGCTGACCATGATGATTGCCCAGGTATGTCGTTTGCAGGCGGGGGAATATATCCATACTCTTGGTGATGCGCATCTCTATCTTAATCATCTTGATCAGACGCATGAACAGCTTGGCCGAGAACCGAGGCCACTGCCTGTGATGCAGCTGAATCCAGCGATCGAAAGTATATTTGATTTCAGGTATGAGGATTTTTCACTGAAAGACTACAATCCTCACCCGTCTATTAAAGCCCCTGTTGCAGTATGA
- a CDS encoding dihydrofolate reductase has protein sequence MSVSNLAILVAMAKNRVIGKNNGLPWHLPADLKHFKSLTMGHTIIMGRKTYESIGRPLPGRTNIIVTGQTGFNVTGAIVVHSLDDALQLDKQSDISGQNCERFIIGGAELYRQTIALSRRMYITEIQRTFDGDTYFPEYNPDEWYEISRERHISEGKTGNTPLLEYHFVILERKNAAVLVDGNN, from the coding sequence ATGAGCGTGTCTAATTTGGCAATCCTGGTCGCTATGGCCAAAAACAGGGTTATAGGAAAAAATAACGGGTTGCCATGGCATTTGCCTGCTGATCTGAAACATTTCAAATCACTGACCATGGGGCATACCATTATTATGGGCCGAAAAACCTATGAATCTATCGGGCGGCCGCTACCGGGGCGTACCAATATCATTGTGACCGGTCAAACCGGTTTTAATGTGACCGGCGCAATAGTTGTTCATTCGCTGGACGATGCGTTGCAATTGGATAAGCAATCGGATATTTCCGGCCAGAACTGCGAGCGGTTCATCATTGGCGGCGCAGAACTTTATCGTCAAACCATTGCATTATCTCGGCGCATGTATATCACAGAAATACAACGTACATTTGATGGCGATACCTATTTTCCTGAATATAATCCGGATGAGTGGTATGAAATATCTCGCGAACGGCATATTTCTGAAGGCAAAACAGGAAATACTCCGCTGCTGGAATATCATTTTGTTATCCTGGAACGCAAAAATGCGGCGGTATTGGTAGATGGAAATAATTAA
- a CDS encoding type III PLP-dependent enzyme, with the protein MPISTAAIQKQSQTEVLFDTHPEVSLDFTHVKERLLRGYDRPFLLVDSTIIRQKTRRFMTALPRVRPHYAVKANPDHRVLRTLIEEGAGFEIASIAELDLLLELGVPAAEIFYSNPIKSRAYLNYAAAKGVEWYVLDSVEELQKIVSIKPDAKLYLRIDTPNIGSDWPLAGKFGTLFADIAQIIEEAVRLKADLAGVTFHVGSQCRNPQNWRVGIERAIKVFAEMREAGLNPRLLNIGGGYPVRHLKPIPSIEVIAEVINEAIAELPDEIQIIAEPGRYLVSDSAYFVCQVVGTATRNGKRWMYWDAGMFGGMIEVTEGLNYAIVTDRTGNCVPWSVAGPTCDSVDILMHDIMLPADIQEGDLIYIPNTGAYTSAYASNFNGFPLPDVFVI; encoded by the coding sequence ATCCCCATTTCTACCGCTGCTATTCAAAAGCAATCCCAAACTGAAGTACTGTTCGACACCCATCCTGAAGTCAGCCTCGACTTTACCCATGTTAAAGAAAGACTGTTACGTGGATATGACAGGCCGTTCCTGCTCGTTGACAGCACTATTATTCGTCAAAAGACACGTCGTTTCATGACTGCCCTGCCACGCGTGCGTCCGCATTATGCTGTCAAGGCCAATCCGGATCACCGTGTACTCCGAACCCTAATTGAAGAAGGCGCCGGCTTCGAAATTGCTTCCATTGCGGAACTCGACCTGTTACTTGAACTGGGCGTTCCAGCTGCAGAAATTTTTTATAGCAATCCTATAAAATCCCGCGCTTATCTGAATTATGCTGCGGCAAAAGGTGTTGAGTGGTATGTGCTTGACAGCGTTGAAGAATTACAAAAGATCGTCAGCATCAAACCCGATGCAAAACTCTATTTGCGAATAGATACACCAAATATTGGCAGTGACTGGCCACTGGCTGGTAAGTTTGGAACACTCTTTGCCGACATCGCACAGATTATCGAAGAAGCAGTCAGACTTAAAGCAGATCTTGCTGGCGTCACTTTTCACGTGGGTTCACAGTGCCGCAATCCTCAGAACTGGCGAGTCGGTATCGAAAGAGCCATTAAAGTATTTGCAGAAATGCGTGAGGCAGGGCTTAATCCTCGCTTATTAAATATTGGCGGCGGCTATCCGGTACGCCATCTGAAGCCGATACCATCCATTGAAGTCATTGCTGAAGTGATTAATGAAGCGATCGCCGAGTTACCGGATGAAATTCAGATTATCGCTGAACCGGGACGGTATCTGGTCTCCGATTCGGCCTATTTTGTCTGCCAGGTTGTCGGTACGGCAACACGCAACGGAAAACGTTGGATGTACTGGGATGCCGGCATGTTTGGCGGCATGATTGAGGTTACGGAAGGACTCAATTATGCAATAGTGACCGACCGCACAGGAAATTGTGTTCCGTGGTCTGTCGCAGGACCCACTTGTGATTCAGTAGATATTCTAATGCATGACATCATGTTGCCTGCTGATATACAGGAAGGTGATCTGATTTATATTCCCAATACCGGTGCATATACATCAGCGTATGCGAGCAACTTTAACGGGTTTCCACTACCGGATGTATTTGTGATTTAA
- a CDS encoding multicopper oxidase domain-containing protein: MKRRDLLKAGAAAVAATPAIFGGAMVPRSAQAQLCRPEGIRSPLTEPDSPPVSSFSEPLYFPPAMAEVPQGSLNPPPDPSGHQRFNEFLPQKFYVQHLTEGYWNYHSELSALNANGGSLAWMFNGATPGETLVARYGEPVFVRRYNDLPDLENSLMPFGYPASTIHLHNAHTASESDGYPMDFTMPGEHWDHHYAMMLARNDPREALGSLWYHDHMVDFTATNVYAGLSAMTVFYDNIDTGDENDTRPGALRLPGNLQFGGDNQGNPNGYDIQFILHDVRFDQNGNPSYNVFDTDGHLGDLITVNRKVKPFMNVEPRKYRFRIYDGGPSRFYELELRDQSEMMCIANDGNLLEHPVPVTSVVLGPANRFDVIIDFSRYSPGDHIDLVNVMEQINGQGPTGRRLSADKVMDVLRFNIVDLKGPDNSQVPSNLRELPDINLDEVVAHREWVFDHDMGLWTINGQFMDPTIVSAAPKQGTAEIWTFRNAGTSWAHPVHVHFEEFQVLEWNGKPPTGVLKSRKDVAVLGPGDSVKVFYRFDDFQGKYVIHCHNNVHEDNAMMLQWKIVP; the protein is encoded by the coding sequence GTGAAAAGACGCGACTTACTCAAGGCGGGTGCCGCAGCTGTGGCTGCGACCCCCGCAATCTTTGGCGGTGCGATGGTGCCCCGCTCGGCGCAGGCACAGCTTTGTCGTCCGGAAGGGATCAGAAGCCCCTTGACGGAACCAGACAGTCCGCCGGTGTCATCATTTAGTGAACCGTTGTATTTCCCGCCGGCAATGGCGGAAGTGCCGCAGGGTTCTTTAAATCCGCCCCCTGATCCGAGTGGGCATCAGCGCTTTAATGAATTTTTACCACAAAAATTCTATGTTCAGCACTTGACAGAAGGCTACTGGAATTATCATTCTGAATTATCTGCACTGAACGCCAATGGCGGTTCGCTGGCCTGGATGTTCAATGGTGCGACACCTGGCGAGACATTGGTGGCCCGTTATGGTGAACCTGTATTTGTACGACGCTATAACGATTTGCCGGATTTGGAGAATTCCCTGATGCCTTTTGGCTATCCAGCCAGTACTATCCATCTGCATAATGCGCATACGGCTTCGGAAAGTGACGGTTACCCAATGGACTTTACGATGCCAGGCGAACACTGGGATCATCATTATGCAATGATGTTGGCACGTAATGATCCACGCGAAGCATTGGGCAGCTTGTGGTATCACGATCACATGGTTGATTTCACCGCTACAAACGTGTATGCCGGATTATCTGCGATGACTGTTTTTTACGATAATATCGATACTGGCGACGAAAATGATACCCGTCCGGGCGCGCTACGTTTACCAGGAAACTTGCAGTTTGGTGGTGACAATCAGGGTAACCCCAACGGATACGACATTCAGTTCATCCTGCATGATGTACGTTTCGATCAAAATGGCAATCCTTCCTACAATGTTTTTGATACAGACGGTCATCTGGGTGATCTGATCACGGTTAACCGTAAGGTCAAGCCATTCATGAATGTGGAGCCGCGCAAATACCGCTTCCGTATTTATGATGGCGGTCCATCCAGATTCTATGAACTGGAGCTCAGAGACCAAAGCGAGATGATGTGTATCGCTAATGACGGCAACCTGTTGGAACATCCGGTTCCAGTAACCAGTGTCGTTTTAGGACCGGCAAACCGCTTTGACGTGATTATCGATTTCTCGCGTTATTCACCTGGTGATCATATCGATCTGGTCAACGTGATGGAACAAATCAATGGCCAGGGGCCAACCGGGCGACGCTTATCTGCAGATAAAGTGATGGATGTGTTGCGCTTTAATATCGTTGATCTGAAAGGGCCGGATAACAGTCAGGTGCCTTCAAACCTTCGCGAATTGCCGGATATCAATCTGGATGAAGTGGTTGCGCATCGTGAGTGGGTATTTGATCATGATATGGGATTGTGGACTATTAATGGCCAGTTTATGGATCCGACAATTGTTTCTGCTGCGCCTAAGCAGGGTACGGCTGAAATCTGGACCTTCCGCAATGCGGGTACTTCATGGGCGCATCCGGTACATGTCCATTTTGAAGAATTCCAGGTGCTGGAGTGGAATGGCAAACCACCGACAGGTGTACTCAAGTCACGTAAAGATGTGGCTGTGCTGGGGCCTGGCGATAGTGTCAAGGTGTTTTATCGATTTGATGATTTCCAAGGCAAATATGTGATTCATTGCCATAACAATGTACACGAAGACAATGCCATGATGTTGCAATGGAAAATTGTTCCATGA
- a CDS encoding SCO family protein: protein MESRRKFLATAVGATIAATAVTAASAAAENDNPALMTCTPAAGGGKNASRFPHVIVQDQFNRKAWFYEELIRDKLVFINFTSVKGEKYYPILENMVKVQEMISDRLGKDVFMYTITTDPYRDTPDTLKTLADTYGAKWQFLSGEPEDLRQVLAAFHARGTLHGLSWVGNEKLGRWLNKPSRLHPLYIAESIARLSTGKDHRPYLERMRSA from the coding sequence ATGGAATCAAGAAGAAAGTTTCTTGCAACTGCCGTTGGTGCAACGATAGCAGCAACAGCAGTAACGGCCGCATCGGCCGCAGCAGAAAATGACAATCCAGCCTTGATGACATGTACGCCAGCAGCAGGCGGCGGGAAGAATGCAAGCCGTTTTCCACATGTTATCGTCCAGGATCAATTCAATAGAAAAGCGTGGTTCTACGAAGAACTGATTCGCGACAAACTGGTGTTTATCAATTTTACTTCTGTAAAAGGGGAGAAATACTATCCGATCCTCGAAAATATGGTCAAAGTTCAGGAAATGATCAGTGACCGTCTTGGTAAGGATGTGTTTATGTATACCATCACCACCGATCCATATCGGGATACCCCGGATACACTCAAAACACTGGCCGATACCTATGGCGCCAAGTGGCAATTTCTCAGTGGAGAGCCCGAAGATTTACGCCAGGTGCTAGCGGCGTTTCATGCGCGCGGTACGCTTCATGGCCTGTCATGGGTGGGAAATGAGAAGCTGGGGCGCTGGTTGAATAAACCAAGTCGCCTTCATCCGCTGTATATCGCTGAGTCGATTGCACGCCTGAGCACGGGTAAAGATCATAGACCTTACCTCGAAAGAATGCGCAGTGCCTGA
- a CDS encoding efflux RND transporter periplasmic adaptor subunit produces the protein MRLIIFTLLAATGGFFLGLQSDQVVSTSSAHVKTAEQQMMEDQYPSVRIPANVVHNLGIRFDTAKKGDLQRSIETIGKITRVDPMARQIIAPPIQGTLDYVIDKHDGQFIEQGELLFAVVSEELFELQKNYQTTYQSGDSDAAMKMVPHLRQMGLNEKQLAALRDGAVATFPVEVYARENSYIFERRVSEGDFVRTASTIFSVGGHYNVVEVTAEIFERQWSWVDVGQKATMTVRGIPGAIFEGTVVRVQPPVGYTTRSLETALKFNTDDAGLSQSMFANVQILVQAKEDVLLIPQEALIRTQNEQRVIRILGDGSYQPVAVDAGEEAGGMVEIRSGLDEGDKIVTSGQFLIDSESNLLVDFSRMSSGDAASAVYADQHHHHHH, from the coding sequence ATGCGACTGATTATTTTTACCTTGTTGGCCGCTACAGGTGGTTTTTTCTTGGGGTTGCAATCCGATCAGGTTGTTTCAACGTCATCAGCCCATGTCAAAACGGCAGAACAGCAAATGATGGAGGATCAATATCCGAGCGTCAGGATACCGGCTAATGTTGTACATAATCTGGGCATAAGGTTTGATACAGCAAAGAAGGGCGACTTGCAACGCAGCATTGAAACCATTGGGAAAATCACGCGTGTCGATCCTATGGCGCGGCAAATCATTGCACCGCCTATTCAGGGAACATTGGATTACGTGATCGACAAGCACGACGGCCAGTTTATAGAGCAGGGTGAGTTATTATTCGCTGTTGTTTCGGAAGAATTGTTTGAATTGCAGAAAAATTACCAGACAACTTACCAGTCTGGAGACAGTGATGCGGCGATGAAAATGGTTCCGCATTTGCGTCAAATGGGATTGAATGAGAAACAGCTGGCCGCTCTGCGCGACGGTGCCGTTGCCACATTTCCGGTAGAAGTCTATGCCAGGGAAAACAGCTATATATTTGAGCGCAGAGTTTCGGAAGGTGATTTTGTCAGAACAGCTTCAACGATTTTTAGTGTTGGCGGGCATTACAACGTGGTCGAAGTAACCGCCGAAATTTTTGAAAGGCAGTGGTCCTGGGTTGATGTTGGCCAGAAGGCCACCATGACTGTCCGGGGAATACCGGGTGCAATTTTTGAAGGTACAGTGGTTCGCGTGCAACCGCCGGTTGGTTATACCACTCGTTCGCTTGAAACTGCGTTGAAATTCAATACGGATGATGCGGGGCTGTCACAAAGCATGTTCGCGAATGTGCAGATTCTGGTGCAGGCAAAAGAAGACGTGTTGTTAATTCCACAAGAAGCTTTGATACGTACTCAGAATGAACAGCGAGTGATTCGCATTCTGGGCGATGGCAGTTATCAGCCAGTTGCTGTGGATGCGGGTGAAGAAGCCGGTGGGATGGTGGAAATTCGCTCTGGTTTGGACGAAGGCGACAAAATTGTGACTTCTGGTCAATTTTTAATCGACTCTGAAAGTAATTTGCTCGTAGATTTTTCACGCATGTCATCCGGTGATGCAGCTTCTGCAGTTTATGCCGATCAACATCACCACCATCATCATTAA
- a CDS encoding CusA/CzcA family heavy metal efflux RND transporter, which produces MIVRIIRWSICNRLLILMAGMLIAIWGVWSVRTLPVDAIPDLSDVQVIIKTSYSGQSPQVVEDQVTYPIATSMLSVPGAVAVRGFSFYGDSYIYVIFADNTDIYWARSRVLEYLSQINDLLPSGVTPKLGPDATGVGWVYQYALVDRTGNHDLAELRSLQDWFLKYELQSVPGVSEVATVGGMVKQYQVVIDPDKLRGYYLTLGNVRQAIAESNQETGGSVLELAEAEYMVRFKGYVDGVEDIGQTSVPTLRRRVSISSVQLNDIVQTIRIGPSQRRGVADLNGEGEAVGGIVVMRSGENALEVIGAVKNKLQQLKLSLPEGVELIEVYDRSELINSAIDTLTDRLIEEFIVIVLVCALFLMHFRSSLVVLISLPVGILTAFIIMHMQGINANIMSLGGVAIAIGAMVDATIVMIENVHKHLQCTVSNGKDRIQAIQEAAEEVGAPLFFSLLIITLSFLPVFALEAQEARLFEPLAYTKTYAMAAAAGISITLVPALMVYFIRGTIRREEDNPLNRKLIAVYQPVVKAALRKPYALIAVSVLLIGSIMWPLSQLGKEFMPTMNENDLLYMPTTLPGISIGKARELLQQTNRMIMTVPEVKQVFGKAGRADTATDPAPLSMFESVIQLKPESEWRKGMTFDKIVQELDQSVQVPGLQNAWLMPIRTRIDMQSTGINTPIGLKVSGPDLAGIQALGAQIEAILRALPETRTVFSDRSTGARYINVDIDRRAATHYGISIAEIEESANIAMGGMDITYAVEGRERYPVNLRYPQEWRNSITKIKELPLVINEDVQVQLQDLAEITVVDGPPAIKSENARMNAWVYVTINNQDIGGYVERARKRLQQELDLPVGYTVDWVGQYQFLENATERLKVIVPVTLLIILILLYFAFQSFTEAILVLLTLPFALIGSFWLLWLLDYNLSVAVAVGLIALAGVAAEFGVVMIIYLREAVKRRQPKNTAELISAVIEGAALRVRPKVMTVAVIIIGLLPIMLGSGTGSEVMQRIAAPIVGGMITAPLVSMLLIPVLFYMWQKNKMILRKD; this is translated from the coding sequence TTGATTGTCCGTATCATACGGTGGTCGATATGTAACCGGTTGTTAATCCTTATGGCCGGAATGCTCATTGCGATTTGGGGTGTCTGGTCGGTCAGAACACTACCTGTCGATGCAATTCCTGATCTGTCTGATGTGCAGGTCATTATAAAAACCAGTTATTCGGGGCAGTCGCCGCAAGTGGTGGAGGATCAGGTGACTTATCCGATCGCCACATCCATGCTGTCTGTGCCGGGTGCTGTTGCGGTACGCGGATTTTCATTTTATGGCGACTCCTATATTTATGTTATTTTCGCTGACAATACAGATATTTATTGGGCACGTTCTCGGGTACTGGAATATCTGAGTCAGATTAATGATCTGCTGCCAAGCGGCGTGACGCCGAAATTAGGGCCTGATGCCACTGGTGTGGGCTGGGTCTATCAATATGCACTGGTTGATCGTACGGGTAATCATGACCTGGCGGAATTACGCAGTTTGCAGGATTGGTTCCTTAAATATGAATTGCAATCCGTTCCCGGCGTATCCGAGGTAGCAACTGTCGGTGGCATGGTCAAACAGTATCAAGTGGTGATTGATCCTGATAAGTTGCGTGGCTACTACTTGACATTGGGAAACGTTCGGCAGGCGATAGCCGAATCCAACCAGGAAACCGGTGGGTCGGTGCTTGAACTGGCCGAAGCCGAATACATGGTGCGCTTCAAAGGATATGTCGATGGCGTTGAAGATATCGGTCAGACCAGCGTACCGACGTTACGTCGCAGAGTCTCCATTTCGTCAGTGCAGCTCAATGATATCGTGCAGACAATTCGCATCGGACCATCTCAGCGGCGCGGCGTAGCGGATCTTAATGGCGAAGGTGAGGCAGTTGGCGGTATTGTCGTGATGCGAAGCGGTGAGAATGCGCTGGAGGTCATCGGTGCCGTCAAGAATAAGCTGCAACAGCTCAAGCTAAGTTTGCCGGAAGGTGTTGAACTGATCGAAGTATATGACCGTTCGGAACTGATCAACAGCGCAATCGATACGCTGACTGACCGGCTGATCGAGGAATTTATCGTTATCGTGCTGGTTTGCGCCTTGTTCCTGATGCATTTTCGTTCGTCACTGGTGGTGTTGATCAGTTTACCGGTGGGTATTCTGACGGCTTTCATCATTATGCACATGCAAGGCATCAATGCGAATATCATGTCTCTGGGCGGAGTGGCAATCGCCATCGGCGCCATGGTGGATGCCACCATCGTGATGATCGAGAACGTGCATAAACACTTGCAGTGCACTGTCAGTAACGGTAAAGATCGAATTCAGGCGATTCAAGAAGCTGCAGAGGAAGTCGGCGCGCCGCTGTTTTTCTCGCTGTTGATTATCACGTTGAGTTTTCTGCCGGTTTTTGCGCTTGAGGCACAAGAAGCACGCCTGTTTGAGCCGCTGGCCTATACCAAAACCTATGCAATGGCAGCAGCTGCCGGAATTTCCATTACATTGGTGCCGGCTTTGATGGTTTATTTCATTCGCGGCACCATCAGACGGGAAGAAGATAATCCGCTTAATCGCAAACTCATTGCTGTATATCAGCCAGTCGTTAAAGCCGCGCTGAGAAAACCGTACGCCTTGATTGCCGTTTCGGTATTGCTGATTGGCTCGATCATGTGGCCTTTGTCACAGCTCGGCAAGGAGTTTATGCCTACTATGAATGAAAACGATTTGCTGTATATGCCGACCACATTGCCGGGGATATCCATAGGCAAAGCACGGGAATTGTTACAGCAGACCAATCGCATGATTATGACCGTGCCCGAAGTCAAGCAGGTGTTTGGCAAAGCGGGAAGAGCGGATACGGCGACCGATCCGGCGCCGTTATCGATGTTTGAAAGTGTAATCCAACTGAAACCGGAATCGGAATGGCGCAAAGGAATGACGTTCGATAAAATCGTACAGGAACTCGATCAAAGTGTGCAAGTGCCCGGATTGCAGAATGCTTGGCTAATGCCGATACGCACGCGCATCGACATGCAGTCTACCGGTATCAACACGCCGATCGGCCTTAAGGTTTCTGGTCCCGATCTGGCCGGAATCCAGGCGCTAGGTGCACAGATTGAAGCGATACTGAGAGCCCTGCCAGAGACCAGAACAGTATTCTCCGACCGTTCAACCGGTGCACGCTATATCAACGTGGATATCGACAGGCGCGCTGCGACCCATTATGGCATCAGTATTGCTGAAATCGAGGAATCCGCGAACATCGCCATGGGAGGTATGGACATCACCTACGCGGTTGAAGGACGTGAGCGTTATCCCGTTAACCTGCGTTATCCGCAGGAATGGCGTAACTCGATCACCAAGATCAAGGAGCTGCCATTAGTGATTAACGAAGACGTCCAGGTGCAGTTGCAGGATCTGGCAGAGATCACTGTCGTAGATGGACCACCGGCAATCAAAAGCGAGAATGCGCGCATGAATGCCTGGGTTTATGTGACGATAAATAACCAGGATATCGGTGGCTATGTTGAGCGGGCGCGTAAACGATTACAACAAGAACTTGATTTGCCGGTCGGTTATACAGTTGACTGGGTCGGGCAATATCAGTTTCTGGAAAATGCAACTGAAAGACTCAAAGTGATTGTGCCGGTAACGCTATTGATTATCTTGATTCTGTTATATTTTGCTTTTCAAAGTTTCACAGAAGCAATTCTGGTATTGCTTACGCTGCCGTTTGCTTTGATCGGTAGTTTCTGGTTGTTATGGTTGCTGGACTATAACCTGTCGGTTGCGGTTGCAGTCGGATTAATTGCGCTGGCCGGTGTCGCTGCAGAGTTTGGTGTTGTCATGATTATTTATTTACGTGAAGCGGTGAAACGCCGGCAACCAAAGAATACGGCCGAGTTAATTTCGGCAGTCATTGAAGGTGCGGCATTGCGGGTACGCCCGAAAGTCATGACAGTTGCCGTGATTATTATCGGTTTGTTACCCATTATGTTGGGGAGTGGTACAGGATCAGAAGTAATGCAACGCATTGCTGCGCCAATTGTAGGGGGCATGATTACCGCACCGTTGGTGTCGATGCTGTTGATACCTGTTTTGTTTTATATGTGGCAGAAAAATAAAATGATCTTGAGAAAGGATTAA